The following nucleotide sequence is from Sander vitreus isolate 19-12246 chromosome 11, sanVit1, whole genome shotgun sequence.
tgTGACAGGAGTTATTTGAGTTTTCCCATGTCTTCTTTTTGCATGGCAGACTCACCCTGTAGTCTTCCCACCATCATCAGGagtaaacacacatgcagacctTTCCTACAGGAGGCCTGGATCATCATCTTCTTCATCGCTCATTTAACAGGGAAGAGGAAGAGTGGTACTGAGATGTGAGAGTTATCAAAGTCAGCACAACATGAACTCAAACCCTCCTATAatcgccactgtcacaccaaatgctttctcttgtgggaattactggaattgttgggtctttgtaaattatagagtgtggtctagacctactctatctgtaaagtatctcaagataactattgttatgatttgatactataaatagcattgaattgaattgaatataatgTATACTAGTGACCCAGCAGGGATACAGGAATAATTTTGTAGAGCAAACCTAATTTCCCCCTAGTCCTGCAGACCCAACTCAACTCATGtgttcatttttattgtataaaaAAGGTCCAGAAAACTATTCAGTGGGATGCAATGCAAAACTTTGCCTCAATTGCTATAACATcccaaatataaatattttcaaatgagAAATAGATGAGAAATAAGTTAGGTATCCGTAGGGTTCAAAGCTATCAAAGCTCTTTAAACATTTGAACAGATGCAAAAAAATTGGCTTTAAAACCTAAACCTAGGGGGAATTCAAGTCAAACACAACGACTTGCAATGAACTTACAAACACATAGCCAATTACAGAGCAAATATTACAGCgaagttttaaatttttttatttaatgagaTAATCTGTAGTTATTCAAGATAATTGAGAATAACTGAATTATCTGATATACAATTTCTATTCCGTGTCATATAAATTATACACCCATGAGACTGAGACACTCACCTCTACTTGTCCTGATGCGAAAGGTAAAAGCCAACTGTTGAATATGTTCTACCTCTGCAACATCTTGCCCGTCCTTATGACCCAGCAGTAGTTTGAAACATCACTCCAGACCGAGAAACTATTTTTTCCTCCTCCGTGTTTTCTTTTCTGCGCACCAGCAGCACAATGAACACCAACTGGTGGCAgctccaaacttttgactggatGCTGTAGAGTTCTGAGTGCAGGCAAAGCCACAGCGCAGTTCTTGGCTCACAGCGCCCTCTAGTGTCGCTTTGTATGTGTTGCTGTGGGACAGGTGGAGATGTCAGAATGGATGTTTGATTCCACAGTTCCTGTTTCTACGTTTCTTGCCGTGGAGAGGCATTGTGTTAATTATGTTTTCCTTGTGGCTAAATGTCTTCAGGTCATAGTGACTCATGttgcagtaggcctatgtgttgAAAAAATGCAACTGGAGAACATATTCATTAGACAAGCCTACTACAGCCCTGCAACTTTTAGTTTCAACTTTATCTATGTTGTCCAGAGGAAGAAATCATTGCATAAATGTGTATATGCATTTGTGGCTATGtataatacatatattaaatatgttaGACATATCTTATTGTAGCTTGTAGTTAAGGCTATCTGCAGTAGTATTGGGTATTAAAGGAGTACTCGTTGTAAAGAGTGCTCTCAAGAGAATAGtgacaacaaaaaatacaaacacaatcatGTAAAACAACCTAACATTAACCTAAACTCTTCTAGCTTTGgttgaaaatgttgtttttatgtagCTAGGAATTTCAACGATttagcaaaaaaataataataaaaaaaaaaaagtaactaagttCTACAATTTATTATGaatcaaaaatatatttacaaatgttttaaaGTATTAAGACAGCTATAAATCTTGTAAATTactttaacgttttttttttgttttttttttgtgaggcGTCACAGTTTTGCGACGGAAGTGTGTTCGTCGGACTCATATTGCTGACGTACTGACATGGGCTACCCGTTGTAACTTGACAGCTGAACAACAAATCGTCCTAAAATGAGCGAACATTTCAAtactgatttgtttttcatacCAACATGAATTGAAAGTGTCCTCGACCCTGCTACACCTGTACGGTTAGTTTATTTTGCGGACTAAAGGCTGTTTATACAAACCTCATCATGTCGTTTCTGGTGGACTCAGTCATCATGTTCACCTCACAGGTAACGATGAGTTTGTAAAGTCGACACATATTTCTTTCACTGAACAAAACTATCCAGCACATGTAAGGCTAACGTTTgcattaaatgttatttaacgttacgtaacgttagctctgtgACTAACTTGAACTACGTTCTTGTGCGTCCTGTAGAAGTTTTGATATGTCTTTAATATCAATTCAAAGGTTTGAGACATCTTGAAAGCAGTCAACTTGTATTTTTCACAGTTGATTACACCCACACTGACATTATTGTGAATGACTTTTAATTGTCTTACACATCTTTCATGCGTAAATTCATGAATTGTTTTCTTACTTTGCTCTATACGTAAATAGACATAGCTACAGTATTAAGATGACAAAACAGGACCAACCTGACTGAatcccagtgtattgcaagaaTGGACACGATGTGGATGAGAACTTGTGGCCCAACCCAGTTTCACGGCAGTTATGTTTTAGTTTAATCTTTCTGCATTTTGAAAGTACTCAGTGCTTAACTAGCAAACCATACTGTTAAGTATATTGCAACATTTCTGATCAGTGTCCATCAGGTAGCATGTTACATACAGTAACAAACAATTCTGTTTTGTAATGTGATGTGTTGAATTATGCAAACCCTTTTAAAGACAATGCTTATTGTACCGCTACCTGTTTTTGTTCTGAGGTGCAAGTTGGTAAAGAGGAATACATATGATGTGATAAACAgctattaaagtgtactcagttctgcatttctgctgcttttagtatactgataaaatataacaaatgctttttgaataaaaaaaaaactgaagggaaattaTTTTcagcattattttattgaacaaattgaacattgaactgAAAACGAAaggcaccattaaaaaaaaaaagaaagaagaatgaTAGTTACATATTGaactgcagttttctactgatactcTCATCTAACTTTTGCTATGTGTTTATTGTGCATGTTGATATTGTACAGCCCTACCAGTAGGCCTTTTCACACCAAACATTTTAACTTGTCATTGGAGGAAAAGCTTAACGTGTTACTTATAACATTAACAGTGGTTCTGTTGTATTCAACTGTGCCAGTAAGCCATGTAATCTTCCCTTCTCTACTTCCTCAAAATAATTCCCATCCCATGTATTCCAACATAGGTGCTGTTCTTTGGATTTGGCTGGTTATTCTTCATGCGGCAGCTGTTTAAAGATTATGAGGTACAGTGTTATCACAAAGCATTTATTTACAATGACCACTAGGATGGCTGGTTGACTACTGGCCTAGGCATAATAATGATTCCAATGAGAAAAACACATGGGTGCATTTCCAAGTCATCACCAATAGAGTTGTAGGCCTAATCAAACACTGGAAGTCTTGAtcgtttttgtgtttttttgacagGTGCGACAGTACATTGTCCAGGTGGTTTTCTCTGTCACTTTTGCTTTTTCATGTACCATGTTTGAGCTCATCATCTTTGAGATCCTGGGGGCCTTAAGTACCAGGTAAGTACATTTTCTGTGGTCTAtaactgtgttttattgctgttttttttgcagatgaagAATATTAACCCTCATGTTGCTACAGCTCTAGGTATTTTCACTGGAAGCTGAATCTGTATGTGATACTGCTGGTCCTAATCTTTGTGGTGCCTTTCTACATCGGTTACTTTGTTGTCAGCAACATACGCCTGTGTAAGTTGACTCTgggtattgaaaataaaatactgttACTAAAAATGAATGATGCTGTTTGGCAGATGTTATTTCACACCTTATGTCACaaaaagctgtttttatttgtgtgtgtctgtgtagtgcAGAGACAGAAGCTTCTGTTCGCTTGTATGGTGTGGTTTACCTTCATGTATTTCTTCTGGAAGTTGGGAGACCCATTCCCCATCCTGAGTCCAAaacatggtgtgtgtgcatCATTCTCCTCTCTGGGCATCTTTATGCCtcgtttatgactttttttctaataATGTGAGAGTTGCTGTTTTCAGtctgttgttgtcttttgtttaGGCATCCTTTCCATTGAGCAGCTAATAAGTCGTGTTGGTGTGATCGGAGTCACCCTCATGGCTCTGTTGTCTGGGTTTGGTGCGGTCAACTGTCCCTACACGTACATGTCCTATTTTCTCAGGTAAGCTCAGCCGGTGCTTTTCTCAAACGTTACCTTCAGCAGCCATATCACACAGCCTGGTAATCTGTGTCGGCTTATGCATCAGACATTACTATCCCCAATCACATCCTTGTTTTCATAACACATGCTGCCATTGCTTTGATGCTTCTGTTACAGAAATGTAACAGACAGTGACATCCTTGCTCTGGAGAGGCGACTGCTCCAGACTATGGACATGATTCTCAGCAAGAAGAAACGGTGAGATGTGGATGTATTATCATTATCTTTTTTATAGGGCtatcagcattaacgcgttaatcgcgatgcgattaagggtcgtacataatgcgttaattttttttaatcgtattaatcgcatgctgccatttattaatttattttcacttcactcggcgttgcgttgtgcctaacatgctactattttgccgtacttcctcgtaacacatcctgctgctgcaggaatagcaatgcggatttcggtgcctcattctggtgccactgatatgcctgcacttctctctgatgctctgaaacagacgttacaggcaacagaaacattgctgcacgtgacgatagttaacactatactcgacagcagctaacgttagcctaccgctagctagtagctggattaaacacggttaaaatgctgactgctaacgctaaacggtgtaaagtttgtctgtatttcactgtagaggattccgataCCGGGAtataacaatctgcagctgctgttgttggaaaaacacagacggtgcattcaataaaactggtaatttacagcatcgtggtgcattcaaagttgttgttaaatgcccttttcccatctggtttttgtttttgtcattcaacagctatttactagtgaaataagttattgttatagtgattacattattattaaacatttaattttgacgatatggccttagcaataaacaagccattctttaatgtcaccaactgtttagtacccttcttttttttaactttcttaaaaagtatcggttcaggcaccgttaaggcaccggtactgttttaaaagtaccgctttagcaccggtatccaaaccaaacaatacccaaccctaatattgactctagattcaaatgtgtgactagattcacacagttttctttagtttacaataaataaataaataaataaatatataataaacaaatacaaatattaaaatcaagttcatgaagtcattttctttgcattcatttgattcccaatcaagagccactggtaagaattgctttccattgttaatatgtacttaaaaacagttctgaaatgcaaaataatagaattttaatcatgtgacaaaacatgcgattaactatagaaattcaacgattaatcgcgattaagaaaatgtaatcgtttgacagctctacttttttaataaaatgaataaaacacatttttgtgccACTACAatttgttctgtgtgtgtgtgtgtgtgtgtgtagaattgCCATGACACGGAGGCAGATGTACCAGCGTGGGGAAGAccagaacagacagacaggattcTGGGGCATGATAAAGAGTGTTACCTCTACACAATCAGGCAGCGAAAGTATCCTTTACACTTACAGTATATTGAGTATGGTCACAAAAAGTCACCAGATAACTAGGCACTAATTGTCCACAGTATTTGTAGTAGATGCCAGCCTTGACTTCTTCCCTCCAGACCTATCTCTGATCCAGCAGGAGGTTGATGCTCTAGAGGAGCTGAGTCGGCAACTCTTTCTTGAGACTGTAGACCTGCAAGCCACCAAGgtaacgcacgcacacacgcacacacgcacacacacacacacacacacacacacacacacacacacacacacacacacacacacacacacacacaaacacaaactgtgcTCCACTTAACTATGGAGAAACGGAgtgaattaaaaacaacaatacagaGGAACATGCAGACTATTATCTTAAATTAAGTTATGTGGGTGAAAGTAAAAATCCTAACTTACTCACTGGAAGTTAAGATtggaacaaaaaaacattcctaTCATATAACATGGACTGCTTAGGATTCAAAGAAATGAGTGAATGGCAGGTTTGCAACACCCCATGGCTTTCCGGGGTTCTGAGTTTCAGCTCATCGTCTAGCTGTCCAGCCTGCAACTttgctgttttggttcactcttacCGCACTCATAGAGTAGGTTTAGGCCGCAGCAgctattttcagtgaaaaagctctaaCCCACCCCGTACACTACCTGTTACCTACACAGTTACCAACTTGCTGGTTAACataatggagcatttagcagctaaagagacagatatttccctcaggagttggtagagaccaaaaacagagccaaACGTAGAGTGAACAATGGACTtaacattcatcaggtggacacaaacacgatTCCGAATAAATGATCATGTTGCTCCGTAACTGCTGGTTGTGTAAATAAGTATTCGCCATATCAACTTAACAGGTgatgatatgtcaatgttgtgttcacagcttgtttccactgctcccaagtggccaaaaacatCAGTTATTACAAGTTTAAGCATACTTATTTAGTGGTATGTGTCTTGACTTGCACAGTTGATAGGTCTGACTATTTGACTACTTAAATATCCAGGACCGTCTGTCCTTCCTGAGAATCAGTCAACAAAGGCCTGTCTCCCAAAACAAATTCTCAATTGCTGAATGTTATCAGTTTGGAGCTTTATTAGCTGGCAATCTGGGTGTGgatgattgtttgtgttttcattcaGTTATTATGCACCTCTTGTGTTTGCAGTTTGCCCCTCCCCCACCTCCGTAGTTGATCATTACAGCAAGCAGTGTGGTCAGTTCTGCTGAGGAGGGCATGGGCCAGTCAAAGATTATAGAGCTAGTTAAAAGCAGACCGGAAAAGTGAAGAGGACATAACTGACTTACACTTAAGTCCTTTTTTCTGACGGCGGTGCAATGgaacaaagctaaaaaaaactcttaattCAGCagtaattcattatttattattatttaattaattaattcaatgTCATTTTGGTACTGTGAGGGAGCCCTCTGACATTAtacaaaataattttgattaaacGGTAATATAAATATTATTGATTAATGCTGGTTTGACCTAGGGTTGGGTGATATGTTAAGATTTTTCAGCTGGCCACCATCACCCCAACAACACCTCCAATAAACTGACAAAAATCGCCAGCTATGTACTCAGCCGTTCGCC
It contains:
- the LOC144525349 gene encoding Golgi pH regulator is translated as MSFLVDSVIMFTSQVLFFGFGWLFFMRQLFKDYEVRQYIVQVVFSVTFAFSCTMFELIIFEILGALSTSSRYFHWKLNLYVILLVLIFVVPFYIGYFVVSNIRLLQRQKLLFACMVWFTFMYFFWKLGDPFPILSPKHGILSIEQLISRVGVIGVTLMALLSGFGAVNCPYTYMSYFLRNVTDSDILALERRLLQTMDMILSKKKRIAMTRRQMYQRGEDQNRQTGFWGMIKSVTSTQSGSENLSLIQQEVDALEELSRQLFLETVDLQATKERIEYSKTFQGKYFNVLGYFFSIYCVWKIFMATINIVFDRVGKTDPVTRGIEITVNYLGIQFDVKFWSQHISFILVGIIIVTSIRGLLITLTKFFYAISSNKSSNVIVLVLAQIMGMYFVSSVLLMRMSMPLEYRSIVTEVLGELQFNFYHRWFDVIFLVSALSSILFLYLAHKQSPEKHMAL